TATTACAAGATTGGAAAATCCGTCTAAGCTTTTTGTAGGTTTAGTAAAAGCATGTCTTTAATTTTTAAGTCATTTTATTTTGATTGGTTTATTTAATGTATTTCATATATTTAGTATAGTTGGTATGTGAATTCTTTTAAGATATTTTGTTAGGGGGATAAGATGAAGGAAAGTGATATTAAAAAGGCAATTTCGATGAAAAGATTAGTTAAATATTTCTTTGATGAGCTTGAATATAGAATGAAAATACCTTGTCTTAGACCAAATAGTAGAAGTATGAGTAAAAAGTATATACTTCTTAATCTTTTAAGAAAAATAGCTAATCTGCCATTTAATAAACAATATGAAATTGAAGAACAATTTCCCCTTGATATTTCAGGGAAAGGCATACTTACAGATGCAGTTCTTATTAAGAGATTAGATTATGAGAGGTGTGTTATTACTGGTATTATTGAGGCAAGAGCAGAGCATGTTGATCTTGAGTATGAACTTAAGCGGTTTGTGATTCGAAGTGGTAAGGTTAATGTTCTTTTTTGGCAACCCAAAAGAACTATTTTAAAGCAAGATGGAGACTTAATTATATTAGATGCAGATGATATTTTTAAACTTGATAATGATTTTTATTTGCCAGTGATTAAAGAGAAGTTAGAAAATTTTATTAATATTTTTATGAAATTTTTCTCTTATGAAGATGTTTTATTTGAGTATAATAAACTGCACGGTAAGTATTCTTTAGTTAAAAATAAGTAAAATTTGTTATTTTTTAATATATGCAATTTTCTTGGAGATATGGAGAATATAATTTATATATTAAATTTAATTTTAAAAATTCGTGATAAAATATTTTTTGTCAGTATTTCTTCTTAATTTATTATCTTTTAAAGGATCATTAAATTAAGTTGTTTTGATGTTGTTAGAAAATTATTTTTTGTGGTAAAATCTTTTCATGTATAAATTTTCATTTTTTGGTAAGAAAAAATCTGATATGTCTAATTCATTTAAGAATGAATCTTTGAAAAATATAGAAAATGATAATCAATCTTTAAATATGTGTGAATATAAGGTTCCTGTTAAAGAGATGATACAAGGATTTTATCATGCTAGGTCTTCTATTAGTAATGTATTAGTTCGTATTGAATTTTTATATAAAAACTTATTCTTTAACTTTGAGAATATTGGTAAGATCTTTGAATCGCTTATTGAGAAGACAAATAATGCTCGTAGTCAAGTGAGTGTTATTTTTGAAGATATTGAGAAGAATAATGAAGAAAAATTGAAAAGAGTTAGTGCTGTTATTGTAGGTGTGCAAGGAAGTTTGGAGACCATCAATAGTTTTTTAGGTGCAACTAATATGATTTCTCTTAATGCTAAGCTTGAAGCAGCAAGAGCAAAAGAGTATGGAAAAGGTTTTTCTGTTGTTGCTGATGAGATTAAACGGCTCTCAGATCAGGCAAAGAGTGTTATGAGTATGATTTCTGTTAAGGAAATTGAACAAGTATCTAAGGATTTAATTTCTAAAAATATTAAGGAGTTACAATTAGATATTGATAATTTTTTCTCAAATTTGATTGGAGAGCTTATCTCTCTTGGAGATTTATTTAAACATTTTATTAGTCAGCAAAATGAATTTTCAACGTTAATTGGTGAGCTTGAGAATGTTGAAGCTAGTGTTTCTTATTTAGCAAGGAATTGTGATTCTTTGTCTAGTTCTGAAATTTTTATGTATTCTAATGATGAATTTTTAAAAGAATTGGAATTTAGCATTTCAGAACAGATGTCTTGGATGAGTATCGTAAGAGCAATTGTTGAAAATCAAAAGAGAATGCCCATTCAAACTGATCCTATGAAACATGGATTTGGATTGTTTTATAAGGGACTTATTCCAAGGGCTTCCAAAGTTAGAGCAGTTTGGGAAGATATTTATTCTTGTTATTTAAATATTCATAAACTTGTTGTTGAGATAGTAAAAGTATTTGCACAAGATAGTTCTGATGATATCGATTTGAGGCGCGCAAAGGATTTTTTGGTACAAGCTGAAGGTTTATCAGATGAAATTGTTAGTAAACTTGAATCTGTTAAAAAAATAGTGGTTGAATGTGAAAATCAGGGTATTAGTATTTTTGAATAATTGTGTAATTCATTATTCTTTTTAATCTTATTTTTTAAGTGGTTTAAGTTTAATATTTAAAGGTTTATTATATTTAATATTTTGGTTTAGGTTAAGGTATATCTATTAAAAATCAAGTTTTATTTTGGTAAAATAAGTGTAAGTATGGATTTAAAAGTTAAGTTTGTTCATTTGCATGTACATTCAGATTATTCTCTTTTAGATGGAGCGGCCAAGATTACAGATATTGTGGCGAAGGCGAAAAAATGTAATATGTCCCATATTGCATTAACAGATCATGGCAATCTTTTTGGTGCTATGAAGTTTTATAGAGAAGCAAAAGGGGCAGGAATAAAACCCATCATTGGTATGGAAGCTTACATGTCAAGTACCTCAAAGCATATAAAAAAGAATGATGAGCTTGGAAGACCTTATTATCATTTAATTTTTCTTGCAAAGAATGAATTAGGCTATAAGAATTTATTGAAATTGACAAGTGTTTCTTATCTTGAGGGATTTTATTATCGTCCAAGGATTGATAAGGAAGATATTGAAAAATATTCTGAAGGACTTATTTGTACGTCTGCATGTATTGGTGGGATTATTCCTCAATTGATTCTTGCAAATAAATTTGATGATGCAAAGAATGAAATTCTTTGGTTTAAGAGTGTTTTTGGTGATGATTTTTATCTTGAACTTCAGCGTCATGGGATTAAACAACAGGATATAGTTAATGAAAAATTAGTTGCTTATTCTAGAGAGCTTAATGTTTCACTGAGTGTATCTAATGATTCTCACTATGTGAATAAAGAAGATGCAACAGCTCAAGATATTATTGTTTGTATTGGAACGGGTGCTAAGAGAAGTGATCCTAATAGACTTAAAATGGAGACTGATGAGTTTTATCTTAAAACCCAAGAGGAGATGTGTAAACTCTTTAGGGATTTGCCAGAAGCTTTAGCAAATACTTTAAAAATTGCTGAAAAATGTAATGAGTTTGAGATTAAATTTCCAGGTCCTATTTTTCCTGAATATCAAGTACCTAGTGAATTTGATACTCTTAGTCAATATTTAGAGTATTTAACACTTGAAGGTTTAAAGTTTAGATATGCAAATGTAACTGATAGTATTAAAGATCGTGCTTTTTATGAACTCTCAACAATCATCAAGATGGGATTTGAAGCGTATTTTTTAATTGTTTGGGATTTTATTAAATTTGCACATGATAATGGTATTCCCGTTGGTCCTGGGCGTGGCTCTGGGGCTGGTTCTATTGTTGCATATGCTCTTAGAATTACTGATATTGATCCTTTGAAATATAATCTACTTTTTGAGAGATTTTTAAATCCTGAACGTGTGTCCATGCCTGATTTTGATATTGATTTTTGCTTTGAAGGTAGAGATGAAGTTATAAAGTATGTTACAAGAAAATATGGTGAGGATAAGGTTGCACAGATAATTACTTTTGGAACCTTAAAGCCTAAGGCTGTATTTAAAGATGTGGGCAGAGTGCTAGATATTCCTTTTACAGAATCTAATGAACTAACTAAGCTTATTCCCGATGGTCCAAAAGTTTCTTTAAGAGAAGTTTTCAAAGATAAAGCTCTAAAGGCATATTTAAATAAGGGAGTTGTTTATAATGAGTTGATGGAAGCGGCGCTTGTTCTTGAAGGCATGAATCGATATGTCTCAACTCATGCGGCAGGTATTGTGATTGCTAGAACTCCTTTAACAGATTATGTTCCACTTTATAAGGATTATAAGCAAAACACAGTTTCTACACAGTATACCATGGACTTGTTAGAAGATTGTGGTCTTGTAAAGATGGATTTTCTTGGACTTAAGACATTGACTTTAATAAAGAATGCAGAAAATCTTATTAGGATTACTAATCCTAATTTTAGCATTGCTAATATTTCTGATAGTGATGTTAAGACTTTCAAAATGCTTTCTGAGGGACGTAGTGCTTCTGTTTTTCAATTTGAATCTGAAGGTATGCAGCAAGTTTTAAGGGAGGCAAAACCTGACAGTATTGAAGATTTAATTGCTTTAAATGCACTCTATCGACCAGGTCCTATGCAGTTTATACCTCAATTTATTGCGGCTAAGACAGGGACTAAGCGGATTAGATATCCTCATCCAGATTTAAAAGAAGTTTTAAAGCCAACTTATGGAGTTATTGTTTATCAAGAACAGGTAATGGAAGTTGCAAGGATTATTGGTGGTTTTTCTCTTGGAAAAGCAGATATCTTAAGACGTGCAATGGGGAAGAAGAAAGAAGATGAGATGAACAAAATGAAGGTCGACTTTATAAAAGGTGCTCTTAGTAAAGGTTATGATGAAACTCTTGCAAA
This portion of the Borrelia turicatae 91E135 genome encodes:
- the dnaE gene encoding DNA polymerase III subunit alpha, which produces MDLKVKFVHLHVHSDYSLLDGAAKITDIVAKAKKCNMSHIALTDHGNLFGAMKFYREAKGAGIKPIIGMEAYMSSTSKHIKKNDELGRPYYHLIFLAKNELGYKNLLKLTSVSYLEGFYYRPRIDKEDIEKYSEGLICTSACIGGIIPQLILANKFDDAKNEILWFKSVFGDDFYLELQRHGIKQQDIVNEKLVAYSRELNVSLSVSNDSHYVNKEDATAQDIIVCIGTGAKRSDPNRLKMETDEFYLKTQEEMCKLFRDLPEALANTLKIAEKCNEFEIKFPGPIFPEYQVPSEFDTLSQYLEYLTLEGLKFRYANVTDSIKDRAFYELSTIIKMGFEAYFLIVWDFIKFAHDNGIPVGPGRGSGAGSIVAYALRITDIDPLKYNLLFERFLNPERVSMPDFDIDFCFEGRDEVIKYVTRKYGEDKVAQIITFGTLKPKAVFKDVGRVLDIPFTESNELTKLIPDGPKVSLREVFKDKALKAYLNKGVVYNELMEAALVLEGMNRYVSTHAAGIVIARTPLTDYVPLYKDYKQNTVSTQYTMDLLEDCGLVKMDFLGLKTLTLIKNAENLIRITNPNFSIANISDSDVKTFKMLSEGRSASVFQFESEGMQQVLREAKPDSIEDLIALNALYRPGPMQFIPQFIAAKTGTKRIRYPHPDLKEVLKPTYGVIVYQEQVMEVARIIGGFSLGKADILRRAMGKKKEDEMNKMKVDFIKGALSKGYDETLANDIFELLKPFAGYGFNKSHAAAYSLIAYQTAYLKANYPENFMAANLTNEINNTEKLSYYIEEAKSMGINVLKPDINQSFKEFSVVGLNISYGLNGIKNIGGLIVDLIITERQENGEYKSFEDFIRRVDDKVINKKFLEAAIKSGLFDSLGQNRKTLFENLDKLIDFVIKDRNDKKLGQNSLFGSIGSQDAIQQSFNYHVFEEYSYPELLRFERELLGFYVSGHPLDHYKPELERFTNFNVLEDLAVKKDTTVKFAGSLNVVRVIRTKRNNARMAFGVIEDFKGEMDIIVFAASYEKYNHLLIEGDVIGVIGKLRFERDKFSIIVEKVLSIEEISVNNENKINNLHIKFSNERLGDSHLLYSLKDKIFNLEDHTGFSHVYLYLKNDDKSLKLKMDLTLNFKPDEFKLNELRCHEIVEDIWFD
- a CDS encoding methyl-accepting chemotaxis protein, with protein sequence MYKFSFFGKKKSDMSNSFKNESLKNIENDNQSLNMCEYKVPVKEMIQGFYHARSSISNVLVRIEFLYKNLFFNFENIGKIFESLIEKTNNARSQVSVIFEDIEKNNEEKLKRVSAVIVGVQGSLETINSFLGATNMISLNAKLEAARAKEYGKGFSVVADEIKRLSDQAKSVMSMISVKEIEQVSKDLISKNIKELQLDIDNFFSNLIGELISLGDLFKHFISQQNEFSTLIGELENVEASVSYLARNCDSLSSSEIFMYSNDEFLKELEFSISEQMSWMSIVRAIVENQKRMPIQTDPMKHGFGLFYKGLIPRASKVRAVWEDIYSCYLNIHKLVVEIVKVFAQDSSDDIDLRRAKDFLVQAEGLSDEIVSKLESVKKIVVECENQGISIFE